In Desulfolucanica intricata, the genomic window AGCTGTCGTACGATGGTTATACTGCACAGCCGGAAAAAGGTGGCAAGATAAAATGAAGCGTATAATAATTTTGATATTGTTATTATTATTAATTACCGGGTGTTCGGGTG contains:
- a CDS encoding lipoprotein, producing MKRIIILILLLLLITGCSG